AGATCCCTGCCTTCGTTTAGATTTTTACATGAGGCAACCCGTCTCGTTCGTTTAGATTCTTAAGAGAGGCAACATGGCCCAAAGACATGAATACATAATTACAGCCCTTGGGGTGCCCCCCAAAAAAAGCGCCGGGCGGGTCCCCACGGAGAAACCCCTGGCCCGGCGCCGGGCATTGAGCCCACAGCGAAGGGAGGAAGGATGCAGTAAAGTGCGCAAAACTAACTCAAACAGCTGCTTCACGTGAAACAATCAGGCTTCAAGGGCAGAAATTTAATTTATTTTCAATGGACCTCCGCCGTCCTTACGGAGTGCATGAGGTCCCCGTGGGGCAGGTTCGGGGAGTCCGGCAGCTCGTCAAAGCACAGATCCGAAAGATGGGCAAAGCCCAGGACCCCGGCGAAGACGTCCGCCACCATAGGATCAAACTGATCCATCCGGTGGTGGAGGATCTCCTCCACCGCCTCCCGACGGCCCATGGCGGCCCGGTAGGGCCGGTGGGACGTCATGGCCTCGAAGGCGTCCGCCACCCCTATGATCCTGGCGAAAAGCGGTATCTCCTCACCCTTAAGGCCCTCCGGATATCCCCGCCCGTCGAAGCGCTCGTGGTGGTGCAAGACCCCCAGCACCACCGCCTCGCAAAAACCCTCGGCCCGCAGGATGGCGGCCCCGGCGGAGGGATGGACCTGTATCATGGACCTCTCCACCGGGCTTAAGGGGCCATTCTTGTTCAGCACCCAGTCCGGCACCTTAACCTTACCTAGGTCGTGCAGCAGGGCGGAAAGGCCCAGCAACCTCAGGTCATCGCCGCGCACCCCCAGGGCCTCCCCCAGCAAGAGCGAGAGGGACATGACCCGCAAGGAGTGGGCCCTGGTGCCGGAGTCCAGGAGATCCAGAACCCCGGGGTTCACGGGTGGGACCGTATCTAAAGGGGTAAACGCCGGGCACAACGCCTTCAAGGCCATGGCAGGGCCCCAAGCCTAAAGCCCCATCCAAAGGGCCAGCCGGTAGGCCAAGAAGGCCCCAAGATACCCAGCGGCGGTGCTGTAAACCGCGGCGAACACCGTCCACTTGAGGCTTCCGGTCTCCTTGTACATGGCGCTCAAAGCCGCCACGCAGGGCACGTAAAGAAGGGACATGACCATGAACGCCAGCGCCGATGGGGCGCTGAAAAGCCCCTGCAGTGCGGCGGCCAACCCCTCCTCCCCCACTCCCATGATGGTTCCAAAGGCCCCTATGACCACTTCCTTGGCGAGGAAACCGAATATC
This portion of the Thermanaerothrix sp. genome encodes:
- a CDS encoding HD domain-containing protein is translated as MKALCPAFTPLDTVPPVNPGVLDLLDSGTRAHSLRVMSLSLLLGEALGVRGDDLRLLGLSALLHDLGKVKVPDWVLNKNGPLSPVERSMIQVHPSAGAAILRAEGFCEAVVLGVLHHHERFDGRGYPEGLKGEEIPLFARIIGVADAFEAMTSHRPYRAAMGRREAVEEILHHRMDQFDPMVADVFAGVLGFAHLSDLCFDELPDSPNLPHGDLMHSVRTAEVH